The Gossypium arboreum isolate Shixiya-1 chromosome 6, ASM2569848v2, whole genome shotgun sequence DNA window TTCCATCTCAGAGAAACAAAAATGAATCTTCTAAGACCAATTGTAGAGGAACTGGCCCTTCTAGATGATCAACGGAAGGAGTGGGAGGCTAAGATTTCTCAGGTATTTGCAGAATGACATGCGACACTTTAGCATAAAGATCAGTTTTCACCATATCTCTGCCATGCAGTTGAATGAGGAGATTGCAGGTTACAGTGAAGCAAGAGAAAGGGAGTTTCCACTAGTTCAAGAGATAGAATCAAAAGTTAAAGAATTGCGTGAGATGATTGCTGGCCTCAACAGTAACCAGATGTCACTGAGAACTTCTTTTCGGAATTTGAAGGAGAAGACTGGGCAAATGGATGAGAAGGTTAGAATGTTAGCACTCCTTACAAAAGCTTTATTTCACTGACGTAGACATGGTGACAAGTGTTCAACTTTGAGAGGAGAGTTAACCTATATATGTTTTTCAAGTTGACATTTAAGAAAATACTTATACTCAAAAGTTTTTGACCATATTATGTGCTTAGATTTAGATCTGTCATCTGTGTCTCTGAATTATGGTTAACTAAAGATTTTGTGCTTTGTGTTGTCAATGTATTTTCACCTGAGTAAACCAAGTCTTTGAACCTGAAGGATTTTTTCATTGTAGTGGGTTCCTATTAAAATGGTGAGATACATCATATTCGTCACTTGTGTGGAGGATCTTCCTTCTTTTAATAATTAGACCACGATTTGATCCTAATGTAGATTCCCTTTTTCAGTAACTGTTTCAAATTTTTAGGTTCAATGTGATTTTGGCTTTATACGTGCATTATCCCCTCTTTAAGCGTTAGTGCTATTTATTATTGCTTTTTATGACAAGCGTCTTCTTTACAGATTTCTAAGGCTGAGTTTGACCTGGTTCAAAGTGTCCAAGAAAATGCAAATCTGCGATCAAAAATAGTTCAGTCACCAGATAAACTACAGGTGCATATTCCTTCTTATTAAGTTTAACTTAGGTGATTATGGCTCAGTTAAGTAAAGCATTGCTGTGATTGATTCTCATAAACCAAGTATATATGCTAATGATGCTACTCCAAATGGGATTCTCGTATGAGTTTATTTTTTTGTGGTTTGTGTTTTTATATATGGTTATTTATTTTTCTACCAGTGGTATTGTGCAATTACACTTTTAGTCACAGGATTTGGGAAATTCTAGCCTACACCGAGACACATTATACATAGCCGTCCTAATTTTTTTGACCAAAAATTGTATCTGGCATGCATgactagggcatctaactttgaTAGATAACATAAAATAGAATCATGTTCCACTGAGGACCTAATTATCCTGCTAGCATATGTACCCTGATTTATGTGTTTGCTATCAAGCTTGAAACCACCTTTATATTACTATAGTATTGTTGTCATCTAACCTTACATGCACATCTAAAACTTTATGtgattttcttttccttttctggtTGTAGGCGGCTTTTTCTCATGCCCTGTTATTGCTAGTTACTTTCATCCCTCACActatttatttaatcattattttcATCTTTGTTAGAACCATGGAGTAGTTGCATATCCGATTTGGCACCTTTCAATTCTTATCACATCCTTTCAAGTAGAGGTGTCTATACTTGTACATTTTTCTAGTATCTAAAGTTTCAGTTTTGATTCAACTTTGTTTTTAGATCTTACAGGCATGTGGCAAGCGCCATAATCATCATGCAGTATTTAAAGTTGTTTTCCTTTAGCATTTATATGAAAAGTAAATATAGTGCTAATCACTTTTCTTTGGTAAATTGTCATGTTGATTGGAGTATTTAATGTAGGTTAGTTAGCTTGTTATTCACTGCTTTGTGGATGGTATGACTGCACTTTTGCACTAAAACATTATTCTCCGTGTTTCTTTCTTTACTTTTATGTTGCCAAAAAGAGAGCTTTAGAGGAGAAGAAATTATCTCGAGATGAGGCAAAGTATGCTGAGAGGTCGGCTATGCAGTCTTTTCAGGAGAAAACTGCCACTGTTGAGGTCTACAGCAAGGTATGCCCATTGTCATAAACCATGGTATCAGGTGTCATTGTCAGACTTATCATCATTCATCTGAAAACTGAGTGGATGAGAGTTTAGCTTGCAtgatttcatttaattaaatgcATTCCTACATATGACAGAATGCATCACGAGAATGTTCAtaatttattattcttattattagaAGAATGCACATTTATCTGTTTCATGTAAGAGTTAAAAATTGCACACCTCGCCTTTTGTGCAAGATCCTGTTGTCTTTCTGTTTGTATCTCCGCCCTCATTGTGTTCAATCATATGTTATCAGTGAACTTCTTGCTTCACTCTCTCTTTTGTATCCTGTTCTGTTGGACAAATCCAGAATCATAAGATTGGATTCTGTTGGGAGCTTTAGACAAATAATATGAGCAGGGATGAAAGCATGTTCACATGCATGCATTTGAGTTATGACCAGATTGATCTATCATCGGGCTATTTTCCCTTAGGAAGCTTGCTTCTATATTCTTTCATACTGTTAAATCTGAACTTTTGTGTATCTATTAGCAATCAAAGTAAGCACTTTTTCCTTCACATTTCAACAATAATTGGTTAACGCGATGGGAAGAAAGACTACATTTTTATCAAACAAAGGTGGCAAAATATCTCAAATAGCAGAAAGAAATGAAACATTACTAGTTAATTATACATCAGAAGAGCCAACTAGAAAGATATTCAGAAAGGTTTCTGGAAAAGCATTAAAGTGCATGGGCATCTAGTTGACATAAACGCATTATAAACTTCATATGGTAGAAAGTGACGGATAACTTATTATTGATATTGGGTGTTGCTACAGGCTCTAAAGAAAATGTCGAAGCACTTTGCCTTGATGCAAGCTATACATGAACAGGTACACAGACAGTGGGCCAGTTCCCTTTTTGTGCCTTTTCTCTAAAACTGAGTAGCAATGTCTTTGGCCTCCACTATTAAGTTTTCTATGGCTTGTCTTTTGGAACAAAATCCTCTCCCACCCCCTtctcagaaaaagaaaaaaaaaatcagttttaGCTTTTAATAAAGTTGCAACTCTTATTGCTCCTTTACCTTAAATTAGTGAATAACTTATTTCCTAAAAggaaaagttttgatttttgaATGCTAGCCTTTTTACTTTGCTTGAGAACCACTTAATAAGCTAAATACCTTGTTTATAGCATTGTTCATTTTAATAGGTGAACTCTGCAAAATCAGTTGAAAAAGAATGCAAGGGTTTGAAAGCTAAGCTAAGTGATGATGTTGTGTTAGACAAGTCACTTGAAGCTAAACTGATTGAACGGCAAGGAAAAGGCAGGTTCTCATTCCAGCTATGTTGTATTATTgtctgttttaaaatttaaaccacTATGTAGGTGCTTAAATCTtttatctttattattttacCAGTTGGACAATTGGAAGAACACAAAAGGCAGTTACAAAAAGAAAGAGATCTCAAGTTTGAGGAATCTACCAAACATTTGAACAGTGTGAAGTCGGAGGTGTTGTCTAAGCGGTGTGAGCTGGAAGCAAGGCAGAAGAAGGTTGAAGATGTGGTAGCAGAGGTAATCGACATGTCTTTTTATTCCATGGTACCAAATTGTCTCTACTTTCAACCAGAAGTTGCTCAACAACTCCCCATTTGTATTTCTTAAACTTATTAGGTGGACTCCATCACATTAAAGACCAGTATGGTAAGAGAATCTGGAGCTGCTAAAGTTCAGCAATTGATTAGTAAGTGTGAAGAGATTGTAAAACAGGTACTGTATCGCTTATGTTAACCTTGAATCTGTCTTTACATGTGTGCTCTTCAAAAAAACTGAATATTTGTTCTTTGGTTCATTCAACCGGTAAAAATCTTGTTGAACTGGGACTATTAGAAGAGCTCAATTTAGTTAGAATAGAATTATTATTTGATAATTATCAGAAAAAATAAAGAACTATTAGTAAATATTCTTTCAAGCTATGGAGGATGTAAGATTGCAATATCTGGCCGTCAAGAATTATAATGCCTTGTTGTTGTTATTACTACTTCTGCTGCTGTTGTTGAGCTGTGTTCGTCTGTGTTGTCTTATGCTGAGTTCATTGTATATTTGAAATTTcatttgttttagttgatataaGGCTTGAATCTAACCTCATGAACTGAAAATGTTAATTTGACTGCAGTTTCAACAATATTCATCCTCTATCGGGGTCCTCTTGCCAGTGGATGGGAATGGAACAAAGACAACATTTGATTGAGTAGCTATAACCAGCCTTCAACTTTAATTTCAGGAAGCCACTCGATTGTGTGTAAGTTGTTATTAGTGCGTAGCAGTAATATATATTGATTTGGTCTCCTATTGCTACTAATTTCTTATGGACTTCCCATTTCTGTATGACGAGGCTTGTAAGCAAGTTCAATTTATAGTGTGTACCCAAAAAACAATTCTAATATCAACTTTTTATGGTGTTCCGTAGAAGATATGTAAGGTAGTGTTACCCTTTAGCTTTTATGTTTCTTGCTTGATTTACAGTTTAAAGTTTTAACAGGATTTAGTAGATCAAAGTCGTAAAGCATCCAAAGTCAGTGGCTTAGCTCAACTGGATTTAGTTTATACCcttttatatgtatgt harbors:
- the LOC108484267 gene encoding kinetochore protein NUF2 homolog, with translation MSSFDYPILSRSDIISILAESQIAAVTDNDFKNIKPDFVSNLYTRLLIYLDALNEEDQGQVEFSALEQIENPDLLIGSFQVMNLYCRLREVMASLNCPMQFNLRDLIKPDPRRTEHFLSGILNFCLYKETKMNLLRPIVEELALLDDQRKEWEAKISQLNEEIAGYSEAREREFPLVQEIESKVKELREMIAGLNSNQMSLRTSFRNLKEKTGQMDEKISKAEFDLVQSVQENANLRSKIVQSPDKLQRALEEKKLSRDEAKYAERSAMQSFQEKTATVEVYSKALKKMSKHFALMQAIHEQVNSAKSVEKECKGLKAKLSDDVVLDKSLEAKLIERQGKVGQLEEHKRQLQKERDLKFEESTKHLNSVKSEVLSKRCELEARQKKVEDVVAEVDSITLKTSMVRESGAAKVQQLISKCEEIVKQFQQYSSSIGVLLPVDGNGTKTTFD